The following coding sequences lie in one Spinacia oleracea cultivar Varoflay chromosome 1, BTI_SOV_V1, whole genome shotgun sequence genomic window:
- the LOC110775985 gene encoding pathogen-associated molecular patterns-induced protein A70, which produces MFEEAISLLSIWASMNSWLTPTVLFLLLNLMIGTIAVTSGFTSHKPSHHHHLNHPDTTFHHHLNQHQPPQQQFQPQLTRAPSVLQRLKSINLYTFYSHPPTTHLQQPPPPPQQQQQPEIHNHQPNSPTPISSVASDNVSDEDCENPTLDEIYSRIKHENSISHYGRQNSDTKPSGGEIPVKLPKKMKKSASDKSAFNHFHIEEEEADNAGGSVDSPLNHTAVPTVVEEVEEEERENAFTVREDQDDGVDAKADDFINRFKKQLQMQRADSIVKYKDMISRTSAQ; this is translated from the coding sequence aTGTTTGAAGAAGCAATCTCTTTACTCTCAATTTGGGCCTCCATGAATAGTTGGTTAACCCCAACCgtcctcttcctcctcctcaACCTCATGATTGGCACTATCGCCGTCACCTCCGGCTTCACCTCTCACAAACCCTCCCATCACCACCACCTCAACCACCCTGATACCACTTTCCACCACCACCTCAACCAACACcaaccaccacaacaacaattCCAACCTCAATTAACTCGCGCTCCTTCCGTCTTGCAACGCCTTAAATCTATCAATCTTTACACTTTCTACTCTCACCCTCCCACCACCCACCTtcaacaaccaccaccaccacctcaacaacaacaacagcctGAAATCCACAACCACCAACCCAACTCCCCCACCCCCATTTCCAGTGTCGCTTCCGACAACGTCTCCGACGAAGATTGCGAAAACCCCACTTTGGACGAAATCTACAGCCGTATTAAGCACGAAAACTCAATTTCTCACTACGGCCGTCAAAATTCCGACACCAAACCATCTGGCGGCGAAATCCCGGTAAAACTTCCTAAGAAGATGAAGAAATCTGCTAGTGATAAATCCGCCTTCAATCACTTTCACATcgaagaagaagaagctgaTAATGCTGGTGGTAGTGTTGATAGTCCTCTAAATCACACTGCAGTGCCGACGGTGGTGGAGGAGGTtgaagaagaagagagagaaaatgcgtTTACAGTGAGAGAAGATCAAGATGATGGTGTTGATGCAAAAGCTGATGATTTTATCAACAGATTCAAGAAACAGCTACAAATGCAGAGGGCTGATTCCATTGTTAAGTATAAAGATATGATTTCTAGAACTTCTGCTCagtaa